A single region of the Apodemus sylvaticus chromosome 7, mApoSyl1.1, whole genome shotgun sequence genome encodes:
- the Rasgrf1 gene encoding ras-specific guanine nucleotide-releasing factor 1 isoform X4, giving the protein MQRPIRLNDGHVVALAMRAQKDGTRKGYLCKNTSDNPKWQTKWFALLQNLLFYFESDTSPRPSGLYLLEGCVCKRIPSPKRGSKESGEKQALFLQLHRHGWEAQKT; this is encoded by the exons ATGCAGAGACCCATCCGCCTCAACGACGGCCACGTCGTGGCCCTGGCTATGCGGGCCCAGAAGGACGGCACTCGCAAAGGCTACCTGTGCAAGAATACCTCCGACAACCCAAAATGGCAAACCAAGTGGTTTGCACTGCTTCAGAACCTGCTCTTCTACTTCGAAAGCGACACCAGCCCTCGGCCCTCGGGGCTCTACCTGCTGGAGGGCTGTGTCTGCAAACGCATACCCTCCCCCAAGCGGGGGTCCAAGGAGTCCGGCGAGAAACAG GCACTGTTCCTCCAGCTCCACAGACATGGATGGGAAGCCCAGAAGACTTGA